The following coding sequences are from one Novosphingobium sp. Gsoil 351 window:
- a CDS encoding zinc-finger domain-containing protein produces the protein MIPPPETVLVETTRVKCDGATDIAPALGHPRVWLEIDEQGYVDCGYCDRRFVLRGGPADGVNQKTMLDISGGMSL, from the coding sequence ATGATCCCGCCGCCCGAAACCGTCCTGGTCGAAACCACTCGCGTGAAGTGCGACGGAGCCACGGACATCGCTCCCGCGCTCGGCCACCCTCGTGTGTGGCTGGAGATCGACGAGCAGGGCTACGTCGATTGCGGCTATTGCGACCGCCGCTTCGTGTTGCGGGGCGGGCCGGCGGACGGGGTGAACCAGAAGACCATGCTCGATATTTCGGGCGGAATGAGCCTCTAG
- a CDS encoding DUF2283 domain-containing protein, giving the protein MKLHYYAETDSLYIELRDGAGVEVREIVAGLNPDIDADGHVVGFDSDSASKLLDLSTLETIALPHTTMKAA; this is encoded by the coding sequence ATGAAGCTGCACTACTACGCCGAGACCGACAGTCTCTATATCGAACTGCGTGACGGCGCGGGTGTGGAAGTGCGCGAGATAGTGGCTGGTTTGAACCCCGATATCGACGCCGACGGCCATGTCGTCGGGTTCGACAGCGATAGCGCTTCAAAATTGCTCGACCTGTCCACGCTCGAAACGATTGCGTTGCCGCACACGACGATGAAGGCGGCCTGA
- a CDS encoding ABC transporter ATP-binding protein has translation MNTGPAISIRNLVKRYAAFKGAPGKLALDDVSFDVPQGQIFGLLGPNGAGKSTLINILAGMVDKTGGSAAIWGFDIDRERKNAKAAIGIVPQEIVFDPFFTPAEVLEIQAGLYGVPKELRRTLALLREVHLADKAEAYARTLSGGMKRRLLIAKAMVHSPPVLVLDEPTAGVDVELRQQLWVLVRRLNDEGVTVVLTTHYLEEAEELCDRIAIINHGRLIADKPTRELVGMAREKVVVLTLDRDIAEAPVHPAFVKSARTGERTVEITYDRDRMNAGEVLSVLQGQGFAIADVSTREPDLEDVFLHLTSAPKEAA, from the coding sequence ATGAACACCGGCCCCGCGATCTCGATACGCAACCTCGTCAAGCGCTATGCCGCGTTCAAGGGCGCGCCGGGCAAGCTGGCGCTCGACGATGTCAGCTTCGACGTGCCGCAGGGCCAGATCTTTGGGCTGCTCGGCCCCAACGGCGCAGGCAAGTCGACGCTGATCAACATCCTCGCGGGGATGGTCGACAAGACCGGCGGCAGCGCCGCCATCTGGGGCTTCGACATCGACCGCGAGCGCAAGAACGCCAAGGCCGCGATCGGGATCGTCCCGCAAGAAATCGTGTTCGATCCGTTCTTCACCCCCGCCGAGGTGCTCGAAATCCAGGCCGGCCTCTATGGCGTGCCCAAGGAACTGCGCCGCACATTGGCGCTGCTGCGCGAGGTCCACCTCGCGGACAAGGCCGAGGCTTATGCCCGAACCCTGTCGGGCGGCATGAAGCGCCGCCTGCTGATCGCCAAGGCGATGGTCCACTCGCCCCCGGTGCTGGTGCTCGACGAACCCACAGCGGGGGTCGATGTCGAACTGCGCCAGCAGTTGTGGGTGCTCGTCCGGCGGCTCAACGACGAAGGCGTGACGGTGGTCCTGACTACCCACTACCTCGAGGAAGCCGAGGAGCTGTGCGATCGCATCGCGATCATCAACCACGGTCGCCTGATCGCCGACAAACCCACCCGCGAACTCGTCGGAATGGCGCGCGAGAAGGTGGTGGTGCTGACGCTCGACCGCGACATCGCCGAGGCCCCGGTCCACCCCGCCTTCGTCAAGAGCGCGCGCACCGGCGAACGCACGGTCGAGATCACCTATGATCGCGACCGCATGAACGCGGGCGAAGTGTTGTCGGTGCTGCAAGGCCAGGGCTTTGCGATCGCCGACGTCTCGACCCGGGAACCCGACCTTGAGGATGTGTTCCTCCACCTGACCAGCGCGCCGAAAGAGGCGGCCTAG
- a CDS encoding type II toxin-antitoxin system Phd/YefM family antitoxin, which produces MTIHVNVGEAKTRLSELLTAAARGEEVVVDKAGVPFATLVPRPEALALEREARAAKRKAAFGCPAEKYKDYPPEAFEIPPSMTDEEYVERVKRKFG; this is translated from the coding sequence ATGACCATCCATGTCAACGTCGGCGAAGCCAAGACCCGGCTTTCCGAACTCCTAACCGCTGCCGCGCGCGGCGAGGAGGTTGTGGTGGACAAGGCGGGCGTGCCGTTCGCCACGCTCGTACCGCGTCCGGAAGCCTTGGCGCTCGAGCGGGAAGCACGCGCAGCGAAGCGCAAGGCGGCGTTCGGTTGTCCGGCCGAGAAGTACAAAGACTATCCGCCCGAGGCTTTCGAAATTCCGCCGTCGATGACCGACGAGGAATACGTAGAGCGGGTCAAGCGCAAATTCGGCTGA
- a CDS encoding type II toxin-antitoxin system VapC family toxin yields MQLLLDTHIVVSIVLNDRRLSAMQREALGKPYNEILVSPIIAYELTHLHRTRRIPLAESMDQL; encoded by the coding sequence TTGCAACTGCTGCTCGATACGCACATCGTCGTCTCGATCGTTTTGAACGATCGGCGTCTTTCAGCGATGCAGCGGGAAGCCTTGGGCAAACCCTACAACGAAATTCTCGTTAGTCCGATCATTGCCTACGAACTGACTCATCTGCATCGCACTCGCCGCATTCCGTTGGCTGAGTCCATGGATCAGCTTTAA
- a CDS encoding CHRD domain-containing protein, translating to MNRVRLLALGATAAAVTLAGCATVEEAAVSTVAQTYHANMTGAQEVGGGDPDGSGRADISVSDRLNQVCWDIHDIRGIGEPTAAHIHSGVAGVNGPVVVPLTKNNEGTWKGCADRGTEWTQDYLKANHAAFYVNIHTADYPNGAIRGQLHN from the coding sequence ATGAACAGGGTCCGTTTGCTCGCACTGGGCGCAACCGCCGCCGCTGTCACCCTGGCTGGGTGCGCGACGGTCGAAGAAGCTGCCGTTTCCACGGTTGCCCAGACCTATCACGCCAACATGACCGGCGCCCAGGAAGTGGGTGGCGGAGACCCCGACGGGTCGGGACGCGCCGATATCTCGGTCTCCGACCGGCTCAACCAGGTGTGCTGGGATATCCACGATATTCGCGGGATCGGCGAGCCGACCGCGGCACACATCCACAGCGGCGTCGCAGGGGTGAACGGGCCGGTCGTGGTCCCGCTGACGAAGAACAACGAAGGCACGTGGAAGGGCTGCGCCGATCGCGGCACCGAATGGACCCAGGATTACCTGAAGGCCAACCACGCGGCGTTCTACGTCAACATCCACACCGCCGATTATCCCAACGGCGCGATCCGCGGGCAGCTGCACAACTGA
- the tldD gene encoding metalloprotease TldD translates to MTLTDPRSLLYAPDKLSPEEAQRLTADALSRCDDGELYLQFVATESFGFDDGRLKTADYSRDAGFGLRGVSGEMTGFAHANEISRDAVRRAAETLTLLDPAKGRPAPPPRRSNRHLYTDASPLDAIPFAEKVKLLETIDAAARARDPRVAQVSASLSGSWSVVEIVRADGFVAHDIRPLVRLNVSIVAEKDGRRETGSFGIGGRWLYDRLFEPATWNRAIDTALAQALANLESVAAPAGEMTVLLGPGWPGVLLHEAVGHGLEGDFNRKGTSAFSGRIGERVGAPGVTVVDDGTLLGANGEGRRGSLSIDDEGTPTQENVLIEDGILKGYIQDRLNARLMGVAPTGNGRRESFAHAPMPRMTNTFMRGGNDDPAELLSRVKNGIFAKSFGGGQVDIVSGKFVFSCTEAYKIENGRLGAPIKGATLIGDGPSVLTRVTGIGNDMALDEGVGICGKGGQSVPAGVGQPTLLVAGLTVGGTA, encoded by the coding sequence ATGACGCTCACCGACCCCCGCTCGCTGCTCTACGCCCCCGACAAGCTCTCGCCCGAAGAGGCGCAGCGGCTGACCGCCGACGCCCTGTCGCGATGTGACGACGGCGAGCTCTACCTCCAGTTCGTCGCCACGGAGAGCTTCGGGTTCGACGACGGGCGGCTCAAGACGGCCGACTATTCGCGCGATGCCGGGTTCGGCTTGCGCGGGGTTTCGGGCGAGATGACCGGGTTCGCCCACGCCAACGAGATTTCGCGCGACGCGGTCCGCCGCGCCGCCGAAACTTTGACCCTGCTGGATCCCGCAAAAGGCCGTCCCGCGCCGCCGCCGCGCCGTTCCAACCGGCACCTCTACACCGACGCCAGCCCACTCGATGCGATCCCCTTCGCCGAGAAGGTCAAACTGCTCGAAACCATCGACGCCGCGGCGCGTGCGCGCGATCCGCGCGTCGCCCAGGTCTCGGCCTCGCTTTCGGGGAGCTGGTCGGTGGTCGAGATCGTCCGCGCCGACGGTTTCGTCGCGCACGACATCCGCCCGCTGGTGCGGCTCAACGTCAGCATCGTTGCCGAGAAGGACGGCCGCCGCGAAACCGGAAGCTTCGGGATCGGCGGACGTTGGTTGTATGACCGGCTGTTCGAGCCCGCGACCTGGAACCGCGCGATAGACACCGCGCTGGCGCAGGCGCTGGCCAATCTCGAAAGCGTAGCCGCGCCCGCGGGCGAGATGACCGTGCTGCTCGGCCCAGGCTGGCCCGGGGTGCTGCTCCACGAAGCGGTCGGTCACGGCCTCGAAGGCGACTTCAACCGCAAGGGCACCAGCGCGTTCTCGGGCCGGATCGGTGAGCGCGTCGGCGCGCCCGGGGTGACGGTGGTCGACGACGGCACGCTGCTGGGCGCCAACGGCGAGGGCCGCCGCGGATCGCTGAGCATCGACGACGAAGGCACCCCGACGCAGGAGAACGTGCTGATCGAGGATGGCATCCTCAAGGGCTACATCCAGGATCGCCTTAACGCCCGGCTGATGGGCGTGGCTCCAACGGGCAACGGGCGCCGCGAGAGTTTCGCCCACGCGCCAATGCCGCGGATGACCAACACTTTCATGCGCGGCGGCAACGACGACCCCGCCGAGCTCCTCAGCCGGGTCAAGAACGGCATCTTCGCCAAAAGCTTCGGGGGCGGCCAGGTCGACATCGTCTCGGGCAAATTCGTGTTCAGTTGCACCGAAGCCTACAAGATCGAGAACGGCAGGTTGGGCGCGCCGATCAAGGGCGCGACGCTGATCGGGGACGGTCCCAGCGTGCTCACCCGCGTCACCGGGATCGGCAACGATATGGCGCTCGACGAAGGCGTGGGCATCTGCGGCAAGGGCGGCCAGAGCGTACCCGCCGGGGTCGGCCAGCCGACACTGCTGGTTGCGGGGCTGACGGTCGGCGGCACCGCCTGA